The Balearica regulorum gibbericeps isolate bBalReg1 chromosome 22, bBalReg1.pri, whole genome shotgun sequence genome includes a region encoding these proteins:
- the LOC104637774 gene encoding zinc finger MYM-type protein 4 isoform X2, translated as MAEAKEEGPGPRARFEDKSDAVFDITEKCGEILDAEMSEDTDHNLTPALDSLSYGIQNRTGSENSLLDDDDDDYFLNSGDLAGIPVVGSDNEDDQNFTPKDTLSSAIHDEDHLDEGKRVTEHELDSEKEIQIQNAIQKDLTSPFEQGPVFKSIRKDFSITRDNGKETFSAKDKNREGHFQEREKRLEKIPKDTDSRLKSSFLDKAVHNQVEETLRTQLAPQTPETNFRESSYLFSSKESIGQELGNSFAPNIRIKEEPLDDEYDKAMAPQQGLLDKIKDEPDNSEEYGQQPKTQEGELKISAVFSVSGSPLAPQLSSGFQPAVASSGMSKMLPSVPTTAVRVSCSGCKKILQKGQTAYQRKGSTQLFCSTLCLTGYTVPASRPPASTKKTCSSCSKDILNPKDVITAQFDNTNSSKDFCSQSCLSTYELKRKPVVTIHTNSISTKCSMCQKNAVIRHEVNYQNVVHKLCSDACFSKFRSANNLTMNCCENCGGYCYSGSGQCHMLQIEGQSKKFCSSTCVTAYKQSAKITPCGLCKSLRSSAEMIESTNNLGKTELFCSVNCLSAYRVKMVTSAGVQVQCNSCKTSANPQYHLAMSDGSIRNFCSYSCVVAFQNLFNKPAGMNSSVVPLSQGQVIVSIPSGATVSAGGTTSTVSPSSMSSSAAAGLQRLAAQSQQVTFARPVVKLRCQHCNRLFATKPELLDYKGKMFQFCGKTCCDEYKKRSSVMAMCEYCKIEKIIKETVRFSGIDKPFCSEGCKLLYKHDLAKRWGNHCKMCSYCLQASPKLVQNHFGGKMEEFCSEECMSKFTVLYYQMAKCDGCKRQGKLSESMKWQGEIKHFCNLLCILLFCNQQSVSDPPPPNNTANLSMAPASSSGPPSLRKDSTPVIANVVSLASTPAAQPTVNSNNVLQGAVPTVTAKIIGDASTQTDALKLPPSQPPRLLKNKALLCKPITQTKATSCKPHTQNKECQTEEEEVVQPQIIVVPVPVPVFVPVPLHLYTQYTPVPLGMPVPVPVPMLFPTTLDNADKIIETIQDIKEKIPTNPFEADLLQMAEMIAEDEEKEKTHSHGGSQTSEHELFLDPKIFEKDQGSTYSGDLESEAVSTPHSWEDELNHYALRSNALPEPDPELKQFSKGDVEQDLEADFPSDSFDPLSKGLGLHSRSRARRRHRDGFPQPKRRGRKKSVVSVEPRNLMQGSYPGCSVSGMTLKYMYGVNAWKNWVQWKNAQEEQGDLKFSVRPVKLKEDILSCTFAELSFGLCQFIQEVRRPNGEKYDPDSILYLCLGIQQYLFENGRIDNIFTEPYSRFMIELTKLLKIWEPTILPNGYMFSRIEEEHLWECKQLGAYSPIVLLNTLLFFNTKYFQLKNVSEHLKLSFAHVMRRTRTLKYNTKMTYLRFFPPFQKQEVESDKLSVGKRKRSEEEEIPTAVEMAENTDNPLRCPVRLYEFYLSKCSESVKQRSDVFYLQPERSCVPNSPMWYSTLPIDPGTLDIMLTRILMVREVHEELAKVKSEDSDIELSD; from the exons TTTGAAGATAAATCTGATGCGGTATTTgatattacagaaaaat gTGGTGAAATTCTGGATGCAGAAATGTCTGAGGACACTGATCACAACTTAACACCTGCCCTCGACAGCCTCTCTTATGGAATACAGAATCGAACAGGATCTGAAAACTCACTGctggatgatgatgatgatgattattttcTGAACTCTGGGGATCTTGCAGGCATACCTGTTGTAGGGAGTGACAATGAAGATGATCAAAATTTCACTCCGAAAGACACTCTTTCTTCAGCGATTCATGATGAAGACCATCTGGATGAGGGCAAGAGAGTTACAGAACATGAATTggacagtgaaaaagaaattcagattcaGAATGCAATCCAAAAGGATCTCACTTCACCATTTGAGCAGGGCCCTGTATTTAAATCAATTCGAAAAGATTTTAGCATAACAAGAGATAATGGCAAAGAGACTTTTTCAGCCAAGGACAAGAATAGAGAAGGACATTTTCAAGAACGTGAAAAACGGTTGGAAAAAATCCCTAAAGATACGGATTCTAGattgaaaagcagttttcttgaCAAAGCAG TTCATAATCAAGTAGAAGAAACATTACGGACGCAGTTAGCGCCACAAACTCCAGAAACTAACTTCAGG GAGTCTAGCTACCTATTTTCTAGTAAGGAATCTATTGGACAAGAGCTGGGGAATTCCTTTGCACCAAATATTAGAATTAAGGAGGAGCCTTTGGATGACGAATATGATAAAGCTATGGCCCCACAGCAGGGACTATTAGACAAAATTAAAGATGAACCTGATAATTCCGAG GAGTACGGCCAACAGCCAAAAACTCAGGAAGGGGAGCTGAAAAtcagtgctgtattttcagtCAGTGGCAGTCCTCTTG ctccaCAGCTGTCATCAGGTTTCCAGCCTGCTGTGGCATCCTCTGGCATGAGTAAAATGCTTCCTTCAGTTCCAACCACAGCTGTTCGGGTTTCCTGTTCTGGCTgtaaaaaaatcctgcagaagGGGCAAACTGCATACCAGAGGAAAGGCTCTACCCAGCTCTTCTGCTCCACACTGTGCCTCACTGGATACACTGTTCCAGCTTCTCGCCCACCAGCTTCTACCAAGAAAACCTGCTCAAGCTGCTCAAA aGACATTCTAAATCCAAAGGATGTAATCACTGCCCAGTTTGACAATACAAACTCCAGTAAGGATTTCTGCAGCCAGTCTTGTCTTTCTACATACGAACTGAAAAGGAAACCTGTTGTTACTATTCATACCAACAGCATTTCAACCAAGTGCAGCATGTGCCAGAAGAATGCAGTG attaGACACGAAGTGAATTACCAGAACGTTGTACACAAGCTCTGCAGCGACGCTTGCTTCTCCAAGTTCCGCTCAGCTAACAACTTGACCATGAACTGCTGCGAGAATTGCGGAGGATACTGCTACAGCGGCTCAGGCCAATGTCACATGCTTCAGATAGAGGGACAGTCAAAAAAGTTCTGCAGTTCAACATGTGTGACAGCATACAAGCAG TCAGCTAAAATCACACCTTGTGGACTCTGTAAATCTTTGAGAtcttcagctgagatgatagagaGCACAAATAACTTGGGAAAAACTGAACTGTTTTGCTCTGTTAACTGCTTGTCAGCATATAGAGTAAAAATGGTTACTTCTGCGG GTGTTCAAGTTCAGTGCAACAGCTGTAAAACTTCAGCAAACCCTCAGTATCACTTGGCTATGTCAGATGGGAGCATACGCAATTTTTGCAGCTACAGTTGTGTAGTAGCTTTTCAG AATTTGTTCAACAAGCCTGCAGGAATGAACTCCTCAGTGGTACCTCTGTCGCAAGGTCAAGTCATTGTAAGCATTCCCTCGGGGGCAACGGTTTCGGCAGGTGGCACCACCTCGACTGTGTCCCCCAGCTCCATGAGCAGTTCAGCTGCAGCTGGTCTACAGAGGCTGGCTGCCCAGTCCCAGCAAGTCACTTTTGCCCGCCCTGTTGTAAAACTCAGGTGTCAGCACTGTAACAGATTGTTCGCAACCAAACCAGAACTGCTTGACTACAAG GGTAAAATGTTCCAGTTTTGTGGGAAGACCTGCTGTGATGAATATAAGAAGAGGAGCAGTGTAATGGCAATGTGTGAATACTGCAAAATTGAGAAGATTATCAAGGAGACAGTGCGATTCTCAGGCATAGATAAGCCATTCTGTAGTGAAG gTTGTAAACTGCTCTATAAACATGACTTGGCTAAGCGGTGGGGAAACCACTGTAAAATGTGCAGTTACTGTTTACAGGCTTCCCCCAAACTGGTCCAGAatcattttgggggaaaaatggAGGAATTTTGCTCAGAGGAGTGCATGTCTAAATTCACGGTTTTGTATTACCAG ATGGCAAAGTGTGATGGTTGTAAGAGACAAGGTAAACTCAGTGAGTCCATGAAATGGCAAGGAGAGATCAAACATTTTTGCAATCTGCTTTGTATTCTGTTGTTCTGCAATCAGCAGAGTGTTTCTGACCCTCCACCCCCAAACAACACAG CAAACCTTTCTATGGCACCAGCTTCTTCATCAGGACCTCCTTCTTTGAGAAAGGACTCAACCCCTGTCATAGCAAATGTGGTGTCCCTTGCAAGCACCCCTGCTGCCCAGCCTACAGTTAACTCCAACAATGTTTTACAGG gtGCAGTCCCTACTgtgacagcaaaaataatagGAGAT GCCAGTACTCAGACAGATGCCCTAAAGCTACCGCCATCCCAACCACCTAGGCTTctaaaaaacaaagcattatTGTGCAAGCCAATCACTCAGACTAAGGCCACCTCGTGCAAACCtcacacacaaaacaaagaatgCCAGACAG aagaagaagaagtagTTCAGCCCCAGATCATTGTGGTACCTGTTCCTGTACCAGTGTTTGTGCCAGTACCCCTTCACCTCTACACTCAGTACACACCAGTTCCACTTGGGATGCCAGTACCT GTACCAGTTCCCATGCTCTTCCCAACTACCCTGGATAATGCTGATAAGATCATTGAAACTATTCAGGATATCAAAGAAAAGATTCCCACAAATCCATTTGAAGCCGATCTCCTTCAGATGGCAGAAATGATTGCAGAagatgaggagaaagaaaaaacacactctCATGGTG GATCTCAAACATCTGAGCATGAGCTTTTTCTGGACCCCAAGATATTTGAGAAAG ACCAAGGTAGCACTTACAGTGGAGATCTAGAATCGGAAGCAGTGTCCACTCCACACAGTTGGGAGGATGAGTTAAATCACTATGCCTTACGATCAAATGCCCTGCCAGAACCAGATCCAGAACTGAAGCAGTTCTCCAAAGGCGATGTGGAACAGGACCTGGAGGCAGATTTTCCATCAG ACTCATTTGACCCTCTCAGTAAAGGACTGGGTTTGCATTCACGTTCCCGAGCAAGACGGAGACATAGAGATGGCTTCCCACAGCCAAAAAGACGG GGACGGAAGAAGTCTGTAGTTTCTGTAGAGCCCCGGAATCTGATGCAGGGCTCCTACCCAGGGTGCTCTGTTTCTGGGATGACCCTGAAGTATATGTACGGGGTAAACGCCTGGAAAAACTGGGTCCAATGGAAAAACGCACAGGAGGAGCAAGGGGACCTGAAGttttcag TTCGTCCTGTGAAACTCAAGGAGGACATTCTGTCATGCACTTTTGCTGAGCTGAGTTTTGGCTTGTGCCAGTTTATTCAAGAGGTGCGGAGaccaaatggagaaaaatacgATCCTGACAGCATCTTATACTTGTGCCTTGGAATTCAGCAG tACCTGTTTGAGAATGGTAGAATAGATAACATTTTTACCGAGCCCTATTCCAGGTTTATGATTGAACTTacaaaacttttgaaaatctggGAACCTACAATTCTTCCAAATG GTTATATGTTCTCAAGAATTGAAGAGGAACACTTGTGGGAATGTAAACAGCTGGGTGCATATTCCCCTATCGTTTTATTGAATACACTTCTATTCTTCAACACCAAATACTTCCAACTAAAGAATGTCAGTGAGCACCTGAAACTATCCTTTGCCCATGTTATGAGACGCACCCGAACTCTGAAGTATAATACTAAGATGACATATTTACGTTTTTTCCCACCCTTTCAAAAACAAGAGGTAGAATCAG ATAAATTATCTGTAGGCAAAAGGAAACGCAGTGAAGAGGAGGAGATTCCAACAGCAGTGGAAATGgctgaaaatacagataatCCCCTGCGATGTCCAGTCCGACTTTATGAATTTTACTTATCAAAATG TTCTGAAAGCGTGAAGCAGAGAAGTGATGTATTTTACCTTCAACCTGAGCGCTCCTGTGTACCCAATAGCCCCATGTGGTATTCCACATTGCCAATAGACCCAGGAACCTTGGACATCATGTTAACGCGTATTCTTATGGTGAGGGAGGTACACGAAGAACTTGCCAAAGTCAAATCAGAGGACTCTGATATTGAGTTATCAGACTAA
- the LOC104637774 gene encoding zinc finger MYM-type protein 4 isoform X5, with product MAEAKEEGPGPRARFEDKSDAVFDITEKCGEILDAEMSEDTDHNLTPALDSLSYGIQNRTGSENSLLDDDDDDYFLNSGDLAGIPVVGSDNEDDQNFTPKDTLSSAIHDEDHLDEGKRVTEHELDSEKEIQIQNAIQKDLTSPFEQGPVFKSIRKDFSITRDNGKETFSAKDKNREGHFQEREKRLEKIPKDTDSRLKSSFLDKAVHNQVEETLRTQLAPQTPETNFRESSYLFSSKESIGQELGNSFAPNIRIKEEPLDDEYDKAMAPQQGLLDKIKDEPDNSEEYGQQPKTQEGELKISAVFSVSGSPLAPQLSSGFQPAVASSGMSKMLPSVPTTAVRVSCSGCKKILQKGQTAYQRKGSTQLFCSTLCLTGYTVPASRPPASTKKTCSSCSKDILNPKDVITAQFDNTNSSKDFCSQSCLSTYELKRKPVVTIHTNSISTKCSMCQKNAVIRHEVNYQNVVHKLCSDACFSKFRSANNLTMNCCENCGGYCYSGSGQCHMLQIEGQSKKFCSSTCVTAYKQKSAKITPCGLCKSLRSSAEMIESTNNLGKTELFCSVNCLSAYRVKMVTSAGVQVQCNSCKTSANPQYHLAMSDGSIRNFCSYSCVVAFQNLFNKPAGMNSSVVPLSQGQVIVSIPSGATVSAGGTTSTVSPSSMSSSAAAGLQRLAAQSQQVTFARPVVKLRCQHCNRLFATKPELLDYKGKMFQFCGKTCCDEYKKRSSVMAMCEYCKIEKIIKETVRFSGIDKPFCSEGCKLLYKHDLAKRWGNHCKMCSYCLQASPKLVQNHFGGKMEEFCSEECMSKFTVLYYQMAKCDGCKRQGKLSESMKWQGEIKHFCNLLCILLFCNQQSVSDPPPPNNTANLSMAPASSSGPPSLRKDSTPVIANVVSLASTPAAQPTVNSNNVLQGAVPTVTAKIIGDASTQTDALKLPPSQPPRLLKNKALLCKPITQTKATSCKPHTQNKECQTEEEEVVQPQIIVVPVPVPVFVPVPLHLYTQYTPVPLGMPVPVPVPMLFPTTLDNADKIIETIQDIKEKIPTNPFEADLLQMAEMIAEDEEKEKTHSHGGSQTSEHELFLDPKIFEKDQGSTYSGDLESEAVSTPHSWEDELNHYALRSNALPEPDPELKQFSKGDVEQDLEADFPSDSFDPLSKGLGLHSRSRARRRHRDGFPQPKRRGRKKSVVSVEPRNLMQGSYPGCSVSGMTLKYMYGVNAWKNWVQWKNAQEEQGDLKFSGVKYAALNSCPELLGNTPDLCLARDSPESSCRVRPVKLKEDILSCTFAELSFGLCQFIQEVRRPNGEKYDPDSILYLCLGIQQYLFENGRIDNIFTEPYSRFMIELTKLLKIWEPTILPNGYMFSRIEEEHLWECKQLGAYSPIVLLNTLLFFNTKYFQLKNVSEHLKLSFAHVMRRTRTLKYNTKMTYLRFFPPFQKQEVESDKLSVGKRKRSEEEEIPTAVEMAENTDNPLRCPVRLYEFYLSKCSESVKQRSDVFYLQPERSCVPNSPMWYSTLPIDPGTLDIMLTRILMVREVHEELAKVKSEDSDIELSD from the exons TTTGAAGATAAATCTGATGCGGTATTTgatattacagaaaaat gTGGTGAAATTCTGGATGCAGAAATGTCTGAGGACACTGATCACAACTTAACACCTGCCCTCGACAGCCTCTCTTATGGAATACAGAATCGAACAGGATCTGAAAACTCACTGctggatgatgatgatgatgattattttcTGAACTCTGGGGATCTTGCAGGCATACCTGTTGTAGGGAGTGACAATGAAGATGATCAAAATTTCACTCCGAAAGACACTCTTTCTTCAGCGATTCATGATGAAGACCATCTGGATGAGGGCAAGAGAGTTACAGAACATGAATTggacagtgaaaaagaaattcagattcaGAATGCAATCCAAAAGGATCTCACTTCACCATTTGAGCAGGGCCCTGTATTTAAATCAATTCGAAAAGATTTTAGCATAACAAGAGATAATGGCAAAGAGACTTTTTCAGCCAAGGACAAGAATAGAGAAGGACATTTTCAAGAACGTGAAAAACGGTTGGAAAAAATCCCTAAAGATACGGATTCTAGattgaaaagcagttttcttgaCAAAGCAG TTCATAATCAAGTAGAAGAAACATTACGGACGCAGTTAGCGCCACAAACTCCAGAAACTAACTTCAGG GAGTCTAGCTACCTATTTTCTAGTAAGGAATCTATTGGACAAGAGCTGGGGAATTCCTTTGCACCAAATATTAGAATTAAGGAGGAGCCTTTGGATGACGAATATGATAAAGCTATGGCCCCACAGCAGGGACTATTAGACAAAATTAAAGATGAACCTGATAATTCCGAG GAGTACGGCCAACAGCCAAAAACTCAGGAAGGGGAGCTGAAAAtcagtgctgtattttcagtCAGTGGCAGTCCTCTTG ctccaCAGCTGTCATCAGGTTTCCAGCCTGCTGTGGCATCCTCTGGCATGAGTAAAATGCTTCCTTCAGTTCCAACCACAGCTGTTCGGGTTTCCTGTTCTGGCTgtaaaaaaatcctgcagaagGGGCAAACTGCATACCAGAGGAAAGGCTCTACCCAGCTCTTCTGCTCCACACTGTGCCTCACTGGATACACTGTTCCAGCTTCTCGCCCACCAGCTTCTACCAAGAAAACCTGCTCAAGCTGCTCAAA aGACATTCTAAATCCAAAGGATGTAATCACTGCCCAGTTTGACAATACAAACTCCAGTAAGGATTTCTGCAGCCAGTCTTGTCTTTCTACATACGAACTGAAAAGGAAACCTGTTGTTACTATTCATACCAACAGCATTTCAACCAAGTGCAGCATGTGCCAGAAGAATGCAGTG attaGACACGAAGTGAATTACCAGAACGTTGTACACAAGCTCTGCAGCGACGCTTGCTTCTCCAAGTTCCGCTCAGCTAACAACTTGACCATGAACTGCTGCGAGAATTGCGGAGGATACTGCTACAGCGGCTCAGGCCAATGTCACATGCTTCAGATAGAGGGACAGTCAAAAAAGTTCTGCAGTTCAACATGTGTGACAGCATACAAGCAG AAGTCAGCTAAAATCACACCTTGTGGACTCTGTAAATCTTTGAGAtcttcagctgagatgatagagaGCACAAATAACTTGGGAAAAACTGAACTGTTTTGCTCTGTTAACTGCTTGTCAGCATATAGAGTAAAAATGGTTACTTCTGCGG GTGTTCAAGTTCAGTGCAACAGCTGTAAAACTTCAGCAAACCCTCAGTATCACTTGGCTATGTCAGATGGGAGCATACGCAATTTTTGCAGCTACAGTTGTGTAGTAGCTTTTCAG AATTTGTTCAACAAGCCTGCAGGAATGAACTCCTCAGTGGTACCTCTGTCGCAAGGTCAAGTCATTGTAAGCATTCCCTCGGGGGCAACGGTTTCGGCAGGTGGCACCACCTCGACTGTGTCCCCCAGCTCCATGAGCAGTTCAGCTGCAGCTGGTCTACAGAGGCTGGCTGCCCAGTCCCAGCAAGTCACTTTTGCCCGCCCTGTTGTAAAACTCAGGTGTCAGCACTGTAACAGATTGTTCGCAACCAAACCAGAACTGCTTGACTACAAG GGTAAAATGTTCCAGTTTTGTGGGAAGACCTGCTGTGATGAATATAAGAAGAGGAGCAGTGTAATGGCAATGTGTGAATACTGCAAAATTGAGAAGATTATCAAGGAGACAGTGCGATTCTCAGGCATAGATAAGCCATTCTGTAGTGAAG gTTGTAAACTGCTCTATAAACATGACTTGGCTAAGCGGTGGGGAAACCACTGTAAAATGTGCAGTTACTGTTTACAGGCTTCCCCCAAACTGGTCCAGAatcattttgggggaaaaatggAGGAATTTTGCTCAGAGGAGTGCATGTCTAAATTCACGGTTTTGTATTACCAG ATGGCAAAGTGTGATGGTTGTAAGAGACAAGGTAAACTCAGTGAGTCCATGAAATGGCAAGGAGAGATCAAACATTTTTGCAATCTGCTTTGTATTCTGTTGTTCTGCAATCAGCAGAGTGTTTCTGACCCTCCACCCCCAAACAACACAG CAAACCTTTCTATGGCACCAGCTTCTTCATCAGGACCTCCTTCTTTGAGAAAGGACTCAACCCCTGTCATAGCAAATGTGGTGTCCCTTGCAAGCACCCCTGCTGCCCAGCCTACAGTTAACTCCAACAATGTTTTACAGG gtGCAGTCCCTACTgtgacagcaaaaataatagGAGAT GCCAGTACTCAGACAGATGCCCTAAAGCTACCGCCATCCCAACCACCTAGGCTTctaaaaaacaaagcattatTGTGCAAGCCAATCACTCAGACTAAGGCCACCTCGTGCAAACCtcacacacaaaacaaagaatgCCAGACAG aagaagaagaagtagTTCAGCCCCAGATCATTGTGGTACCTGTTCCTGTACCAGTGTTTGTGCCAGTACCCCTTCACCTCTACACTCAGTACACACCAGTTCCACTTGGGATGCCAGTACCT GTACCAGTTCCCATGCTCTTCCCAACTACCCTGGATAATGCTGATAAGATCATTGAAACTATTCAGGATATCAAAGAAAAGATTCCCACAAATCCATTTGAAGCCGATCTCCTTCAGATGGCAGAAATGATTGCAGAagatgaggagaaagaaaaaacacactctCATGGTG GATCTCAAACATCTGAGCATGAGCTTTTTCTGGACCCCAAGATATTTGAGAAAG ACCAAGGTAGCACTTACAGTGGAGATCTAGAATCGGAAGCAGTGTCCACTCCACACAGTTGGGAGGATGAGTTAAATCACTATGCCTTACGATCAAATGCCCTGCCAGAACCAGATCCAGAACTGAAGCAGTTCTCCAAAGGCGATGTGGAACAGGACCTGGAGGCAGATTTTCCATCAG ACTCATTTGACCCTCTCAGTAAAGGACTGGGTTTGCATTCACGTTCCCGAGCAAGACGGAGACATAGAGATGGCTTCCCACAGCCAAAAAGACGG GGACGGAAGAAGTCTGTAGTTTCTGTAGAGCCCCGGAATCTGATGCAGGGCTCCTACCCAGGGTGCTCTGTTTCTGGGATGACCCTGAAGTATATGTACGGGGTAAACGCCTGGAAAAACTGGGTCCAATGGAAAAACGCACAGGAGGAGCAAGGGGACCTGAAGttttcag GAGTCAAATATGCTGCACTCAACTCATGTCCAGAACTGTTAGGAAACACTCCAGATCTGTGTCTTGCTCGGGATTCCCCTGAGTCCAGCTGTAGAG TTCGTCCTGTGAAACTCAAGGAGGACATTCTGTCATGCACTTTTGCTGAGCTGAGTTTTGGCTTGTGCCAGTTTATTCAAGAGGTGCGGAGaccaaatggagaaaaatacgATCCTGACAGCATCTTATACTTGTGCCTTGGAATTCAGCAG tACCTGTTTGAGAATGGTAGAATAGATAACATTTTTACCGAGCCCTATTCCAGGTTTATGATTGAACTTacaaaacttttgaaaatctggGAACCTACAATTCTTCCAAATG GTTATATGTTCTCAAGAATTGAAGAGGAACACTTGTGGGAATGTAAACAGCTGGGTGCATATTCCCCTATCGTTTTATTGAATACACTTCTATTCTTCAACACCAAATACTTCCAACTAAAGAATGTCAGTGAGCACCTGAAACTATCCTTTGCCCATGTTATGAGACGCACCCGAACTCTGAAGTATAATACTAAGATGACATATTTACGTTTTTTCCCACCCTTTCAAAAACAAGAGGTAGAATCAG ATAAATTATCTGTAGGCAAAAGGAAACGCAGTGAAGAGGAGGAGATTCCAACAGCAGTGGAAATGgctgaaaatacagataatCCCCTGCGATGTCCAGTCCGACTTTATGAATTTTACTTATCAAAATG TTCTGAAAGCGTGAAGCAGAGAAGTGATGTATTTTACCTTCAACCTGAGCGCTCCTGTGTACCCAATAGCCCCATGTGGTATTCCACATTGCCAATAGACCCAGGAACCTTGGACATCATGTTAACGCGTATTCTTATGGTGAGGGAGGTACACGAAGAACTTGCCAAAGTCAAATCAGAGGACTCTGATATTGAGTTATCAGACTAA